In Osmerus eperlanus chromosome 17, fOsmEpe2.1, whole genome shotgun sequence, a single genomic region encodes these proteins:
- the ccdc59 gene encoding thyroid transcription factor 1-associated protein 26 homolog produces the protein MAPVNCNLKAKGKFTGKGGRDNPANKRHGGANKQKRKWVPEHNVFDGSVGEGQGFAFKRKQKVQHEYNKLLRKERRKTPGVQTQYKQDYPEHLKHLYMAEAEKLKNETRMNRINRTKGRQGGVVEAVTEDLGEETLPDQATPSDPVTSEDRTDSAPEPTKDLHADSLPMSNRQKKKMMKKTSYQKTKEEFEKIKERRSQKKEEFLKSKQQREEAIQKYKQKKTETFQMLSKKTRKGQPNLNLQMEYLLQKIQGSGK, from the exons ATGGCGCCGGTAAATTGTAATTTAAAGGCTAAAGGGAAATTCACGGGAAAAGGAGGCAGGGATAATCCAGCAAACAAGCGACACGGCGGTGCAAACAAACAGAAGAGAAAATGGGTCCCCGAGCATAACGTTTTTGATGGAAGCGTTGGAGAAG GTCAGGGGTTTGCATTCAAGAGGAAGCAGAAAGTGCAACATGAGTACAACAAACTTCTACGAAAAGAGCGGAGGAAGACGCCTGGAGTCCAAACGCAGTACAAACAGGATTACCCGGAGCACCTGAAACATCTGTACATGGCTGAAGCCGAGAAACTGAAAAACGAGACTCGGATGAACAGAATAAATAGGACTAAGGGCAGGCAGGGTGGAGTGGTAGAAGCTGTAACAGAAGACCTGGGAGAGGAAACTCTCCCAGACCAGGCTACACCCTCTGACCCTGTCACGTCAGAAGACCGGACAGACTCTGCCCCTGAACCCACAAAGGACTTACATGCCGACAG TCTCCCCATGAGCAACCGTCAGAAGAAGAAAATGATGAAGAAGACCTCCTATCAGAAGACGAAAGAAGAGTTTGAGAAGATCAAAGAAAGGCGATCACAAAAGAAAGAA GAATTCTTGAAGAGTAAACAGCAGAGAGAAGAGGCCATCCAGAAGTACAaacagaaaaagacagaaacctTTCAAATGCTGAGCAAAAAGACAAGGAAAGGACAACCTAACCTCAATCTACAGATGGAGTACTTACTGCAGAAGATACAAGGAAGTGGGAAATGA
- the mettl25 gene encoding methyltransferase-like protein 25, with the protein MASHFYSLEAIRNKIDEVKQFLSVSLSIANAHTVDFYTRDVWDQFMFVPPAELLAAISGAVHKRPSVDCDIKAELADKTKTKTTFGFCNETKRLVNVDELLKAAKAHSLPGLGVCMSRNELLESLKVTDPSPPEEGAVIEPAEFMNSKKSHEVRAMSELVSSLARHCRVKQVIDVGSGKGYLCSFLSLQYGLRVYGIDSSSTNTHGAQERNRKLKKYSRAYQKHSQAGRKVRGGACAGEETPVDDNPEKVDTSKPSWVEKADWRREAVSQPSTAESCPPEKEVTSQSDEEKIPSSSLPSVPKWSEVNSVADGATDPETPESEAGDLFLSTLSVDAIDPVCPRTPPSELSVEERERRKRENLQRKAQNRTNGNGGLYSPLTSYVTAETELREIISELEDAVMVGLHTCGDLAPSTLRMFAAKPELLSVCSVGCCYHFLSEEYDPSTQDCPVSGVCGFPMSRYLRDQSWFCGRNARMSACLALERVAVGQGIQMESLFYRAVLHVILRDHYSSFKSERRVGNVYSKASSFVDYVRKAVRRLGLDESKLSDSAIQDYQDMYTPRMCEMQAFNMLKVTLAPCIEGLILLDRLCYLKEQEDVSFSTLVQLFDPVLSPRCYGVVGVKTPGTA; encoded by the exons ATGGCATCGCATTTCTATTCTCTCGAAGCAATTCGAAACAAGATAGATGAAGTCAAGCAATTCCTTTCTGTTTCGCTGAGCATAGCGAATGCACACACTGTTGATTTTTACACGCGCGATGTGTGGGATCAGTTTATGTTTGTGCCACCAGCGGAGTTGCTAGCAGCAATCTCAGGTGCTGTCCACAAGAGGCCGTCAGTTGACTGTGATATCAAAG CTGAACTTGCAGATAAGACAAAGACCAAGACAACGTTTGGTTTCTGCAATGAAACTAAGCGGCTGGTGAATGTGGACGAGCTGTTGAAAGCTGCCAAGGCCCACTCCCTGCCTGGTCTCGGGGTGTGCATGTCCAGGAACGAACTGCTGGAGTCCCTCAAAGTCACTGACCCCTCACCCCCGGAAGAAG GAGCTGTGATAGAGCCGGCCGAGTTTATGAACTCTAAGAAATCGCATGAGGTCCGGGCCATGTCGGAGCTGGTGTCTAGTTTAGCCAGACACTGCAGAGTAAAACAG GTGATTGATGTGGGCTCAGGTAAGGGCTATCTgtgctccttcctgtctctgcagTACGGCCTCAGGGTGTATGGCATCGACTCCTCCAGCACCAACACGCACGGCGCCCAGGAACGAAacaggaagttgaagaagtaCTCCAGGGCTTACCAAAAACACAGTCAAGCCGGcaggaaggtgaggggaggagcctgtgcaggagaggagacaccTGTGGATGACAACCCAGAGAAAGTGGATACCAGCAAGCCTAGTTGGGTTGAGAAGgcagactggaggagagaggccgtGTCCCAGCCTAGCACCGCAGAATCATGTCCACCGGAGAAAGAAGTGACGTCGCAGAGCGACGAGGAGAAGATCCCatcttcatccctcccctctgtccccaagTGGTCCGAGGTCAACTCCGTAGCCGATGGAGCCACTGACCCGGAGACCCCAGAATCAGAGGCAGGTGATCTGTTCCTCAGCACCCTATCTGTGGATGCGATCGACCCTGTGTGCCCCAGGACTCCCCCCAGCGAGCTGagcgtggaggagagggagaggaggaagagggagaacctGCAGAGGAAGGCCCAGAACAGGACCAACGGGAACGGCGGCCTGTACTCACCTTTGACCTCCTACGTCACCGCGGAGACGGAGCTACGAGAGATCATCTCTGAGCTGGAG gatgCCGTCATGGTCGGGCTGCACACGTGTGGAGACCTGGCTCCCAGCACCCTGCGCATGTTTGCTGCCAAGCCagagctgctgtctgtctgcagtgtggGCTGCTGttaccacttcctgtctgaggaGTACGACCCCAGCACACAGG ACTGTCCagtgagcggtgtgtgtgggttccCCATGAGCCGGTACCTGAGAGACCAATCGTGGTTCTGTGGTAGAAACGCCAGAATGTCAGCCTGCTTG GCTTTGGAGAGAGTGGCAGTTGGCCAAGGG ATTCAGATGGAGTCCCTCTTTTACAGGGCGGTTCTACATGTCATTTTAAGAGACCACTACAGTTCCTTCAAAAG TGAGAGGCGAGTGGGAAACGTGTATTCCAAGGCCAGCTCGTTCGTGGACTACGTCCGCAAGGCAGTCAGAAGATTGGGGCTGGACGAGTCAAAG CTCTCAGACAGTGCCATCCAGGATTACCAGGACATGTACACACCAAGGATGTGTGAGATGCAAGCCTTTAATATG CTGAAGGTAACGCTGGCACCCTGCATCGAGGGCTTGATCCTGCTTGATCGTCTCTGCTACCTGAAGGAACAG GAGGACGTGTCATTCTCCACGCTGGTGCAGCTCTTTGATCCGGTGTTGTCGCCGAGATGTTACGGTGTTGTGGGAGTGAAGACACCTGGGACAGCATGA